The following DNA comes from Corynebacterium lizhenjunii.
CGAGGAAGTGAGGCTGTAGCGTGTCGGTTTGGAATGTGTATAGGGGTGGTGATAGACTCACCGCTACTACCGCCCAGCGGACCTGGACACGGGCCCGTGGGTCGCAAGTGGAGTTTCTCCCACCCGCTGCCGCAGCGTACATCTGATAGTTTAAGGGCTTGGCCCGGTTGATGGCGCTGTTGGACAAGGGTAAAAGGTTGCAGTAGCCCCCGGGCTACTGTCCTGTGAGAACTCCCGGTGTGCACGTAAGTGGACGCCGGGTTTTCGCTTGTGGTCCTGTGGTAGGCAAGCTACATTCATCTTGACCCAAGGAGACCACAATCAGCGCTGAAGCTCGCATTAATGAGCGCATCCGAGTTCCCGAGGTCCGCCTGGTCGGACCCGGCGGTGAGCAGGTTGGCATTGTCCGCACGGACGACGCCCGTAAGCTCGCATACGAAGCAGACCTAGATCTGGTTGAGGTGGCACCCAACGCTAAGCCGCCGGTGGCCAAGATCATGGACTACGGCAAGTATAAGTACGAGTTGGCCCAGAAGGCTCGCGAGTCTCGCAAGAACCAGCAGCAGACTGTGGTTAAGGAACAAAAGTTCCGTCCGAAAATCGATGACCATGATTATGAGACCAAGAAGTCTAATGTAGTGCGCTTCCTGGAAAAGGGCTCCAAGGTCAAGGTCACCATCATGTTCCGCGGCCGCGAGCAATCGCGTCCGGAGCTGGGTTTCCGCCTGCTAGAGCGTCTTGCAGAAGACGTCAAAGAAGTAGGAAACGTTGAGGCCCGCCCGAAGCAGGATGGCCGCAACATGACCATGGTCCTCGGGCCAATCCGCAAGGGCAAGAAGTAGACAACACTGACAACGGGAATTAAAGGACTTAACTCTCATGAAGCAGAAGACCCACAAGGGCACCGCCAAGCGTATCAAGGTGACCGGTTCCGGCAAGCTGCGCCGTGAGCAGGCCGGCCGCCGCCACCTGCTGGAGGGCAAGCCGTCCAAGCAGACCCGCCGCCTGAAGGGCACCGTGGAAGTCGCCCCGGCAGACACCAAGCGCGTCAACCGCCTGCTCGGCCGCTCCTAACTAGCGCCGAATTCAACCCACAACCATAAACCACGAGATTTAAGGAAGTATTACTGTGGCACGAGTAAAGCGCTCAGTTAACGCCAAGAAGAAGCGCCGCGCGATTCTGAAGTCCGCTAAGGGCTACCGCGGCCAGCGCTCCCGCCTGTATCGTAAGGCCAAGGAGCAGTGGCTGCACTCCATGACTTACGCTTACCGCGACCGTCGCGCCCGTAAGTCTGAGTTCCGTAAGCTGTGGATCCAGCGCATCAACGCCGCAGCTCGCATGAATGACATCACCTACAACCGCCTCATCCACGGCC
Coding sequences within:
- the rpmI gene encoding 50S ribosomal protein L35: MKQKTHKGTAKRIKVTGSGKLRREQAGRRHLLEGKPSKQTRRLKGTVEVAPADTKRVNRLLGRS
- the infC gene encoding translation initiation factor IF-3 — translated: MSAEARINERIRVPEVRLVGPGGEQVGIVRTDDARKLAYEADLDLVEVAPNAKPPVAKIMDYGKYKYELAQKARESRKNQQQTVVKEQKFRPKIDDHDYETKKSNVVRFLEKGSKVKVTIMFRGREQSRPELGFRLLERLAEDVKEVGNVEARPKQDGRNMTMVLGPIRKGKK
- the rplT gene encoding 50S ribosomal protein L20 — its product is MARVKRSVNAKKKRRAILKSAKGYRGQRSRLYRKAKEQWLHSMTYAYRDRRARKSEFRKLWIQRINAAARMNDITYNRLIHGLRLAEIEVDRKILAELAVNDFEAFSALCEAAKAALPEDVNAPRAA